The following are encoded together in the Gammaproteobacteria bacterium genome:
- a CDS encoding DmsE family decaheme c-type cytochrome, with product MRSLIIRALGATAIGAVLFTVAVVSKAEDRSALPASTTYSEGGIKACTECHDDEHASAIMSGPHGMAGDSRTPAANKGCESCHGPGGEHAKKEKQFRVAQTFASKDPADAAAHAEMCLGCHGKVGQRHFLTSEHSRADVACNDCHKVHEREDKILDRQTQVDACVGCHTDQKANLNKFSRHPMREGKVVCTDCHNPHGAKGDHMLVEATVNETCYNCHAEKRGPFLFEHEPVQDNCGDCHNPHGSVNDSLLVSRPPFLCQQCHIDTRHPGTVYANAAVAGNNRVVGRACTNCHTNVHGTNHPAGLTFRR from the coding sequence ATGCGTAGTCTGATTATCAGGGCCTTGGGGGCTACGGCAATCGGTGCGGTGTTGTTCACTGTGGCGGTTGTATCGAAGGCCGAGGATCGCAGTGCGTTGCCGGCGTCCACCACCTACAGCGAAGGTGGCATCAAAGCCTGTACCGAATGTCACGATGACGAGCATGCCAGCGCCATCATGAGCGGCCCTCACGGGATGGCAGGCGACAGTCGAACCCCTGCCGCGAACAAGGGCTGTGAATCCTGTCACGGACCCGGCGGCGAGCATGCCAAGAAAGAAAAGCAGTTCCGGGTGGCGCAAACGTTTGCGAGCAAGGATCCCGCCGACGCGGCGGCGCATGCCGAAATGTGCCTGGGTTGCCATGGCAAGGTTGGACAGCGGCATTTTCTCACCAGCGAACACAGCCGCGCGGATGTTGCCTGCAATGATTGTCACAAGGTGCACGAACGCGAAGACAAGATCCTCGACCGCCAGACGCAGGTGGACGCTTGCGTGGGTTGTCACACTGATCAGAAAGCCAACCTGAACAAGTTTTCGCGCCACCCGATGCGCGAAGGCAAGGTGGTGTGCACCGATTGCCACAATCCCCACGGTGCCAAGGGTGATCACATGCTGGTCGAGGCTACCGTCAACGAGACCTGCTACAACTGCCATGCCGAGAAACGCGGTCCGTTCCTGTTCGAGCACGAGCCGGTGCAGGACAATTGTGGCGATTGTCATAACCCGCATGGATCGGTGAACGATTCCCTGCTGGTATCAAGGCCGCCGTTCCTGTGCCAGCAGTGCCATATCGACACCCGGCATCCGGGTACCGTCTACGCCAATGCGGCCGTCGCCGGCAATAACCGGGTCGTGGGCAGAGCCTGCACCAACTGTCATACCAATGTGCACGGGACCAACCATCCGGCGGGTCTGACGTTCCGACGCTGA
- a CDS encoding NapC/NirT family cytochrome c, producing the protein MPTESAGPARAPRRLIAVVLALGVVIGIVGVAVFNFSLAATSTDEFCLGCHNHAIPYARHQLTVHYKNEFGVVPGCSDCHVQHDFLPKMQRKMEAAREVWGHFRGVIDTDEKYLAHQPEMKERELARFRSSDSATCRSCHNVERMDLEAQSPKARRDHAKLGQGKTCVDCHEDAGHAVASEEASKSGDSFDF; encoded by the coding sequence ATGCCGACAGAATCCGCGGGTCCGGCAAGGGCTCCCCGGCGCCTGATTGCAGTGGTGCTGGCGCTGGGTGTAGTGATTGGCATCGTGGGGGTGGCGGTTTTCAACTTCAGCCTGGCCGCGACCAGCACCGACGAGTTCTGCCTGGGCTGTCACAACCACGCCATCCCCTATGCCCGGCACCAGCTGACTGTGCATTACAAGAACGAGTTTGGTGTGGTGCCGGGGTGTTCCGATTGTCATGTGCAACACGACTTCTTGCCCAAGATGCAGCGCAAAATGGAGGCGGCACGGGAGGTTTGGGGACATTTCCGCGGGGTGATAGACACGGACGAAAAGTACCTGGCACACCAGCCCGAAATGAAGGAGCGCGAGCTTGCACGTTTTCGCTCCAGCGATTCCGCGACCTGCCGCTCCTGCCACAACGTCGAGCGCATGGATCTCGAGGCGCAGAGTCCCAAGGCGCGGCGCGATCACGCCAAGCTGGGCCAAGGCAAGACCTGTGTCGATTGCCATGAAGACGCGGGACATGCAGTGGCCAGCGAGGAAGCTTCGAAGAGCGGTGATTCCTTCGACTTCTGA
- the nfuA gene encoding Fe-S biogenesis protein NfuA has product MITITESAQEYLLGLLSKQDAEVKGIRVFINDPGTPRAETCIAYCREADLKDDDEQRQYAGFVAWFEGRSLPFLEDALVDYSKDKMGGQLTIKAPNAKLPQVNANSSLSDRINYILYNEVNPQLAAHGGEVRLVELDDDGVAVLQFGGGCQGCGQVDATLKYGVERSLLEQIPDLKGIRDVTDHSVRTNAYYT; this is encoded by the coding sequence ATGATCACCATTACCGAATCGGCGCAGGAATACCTGCTCGGCCTGTTGTCGAAGCAGGATGCCGAGGTCAAGGGAATTCGCGTTTTCATCAATGATCCGGGTACTCCGAGGGCGGAAACCTGCATCGCCTACTGCCGCGAAGCGGACTTGAAGGACGATGACGAGCAACGCCAGTACGCGGGCTTTGTGGCCTGGTTCGAAGGCCGTAGCCTGCCGTTTCTCGAAGATGCTCTGGTCGATTATTCAAAAGACAAGATGGGCGGACAACTCACCATAAAGGCGCCCAATGCCAAGCTGCCGCAGGTAAATGCCAACAGCTCGCTGTCGGACCGGATCAATTACATCTTGTATAACGAAGTCAATCCCCAGCTTGCAGCGCACGGTGGCGAAGTGCGCCTGGTGGAACTCGACGACGACGGCGTGGCGGTGTTGCAGTTCGGGGGTGGGTGCCAGGGTTGTGGCCAGGTCGACGCAACCCTGAAATACGGTGTCGAGCGCTCGCTGCTCGAGCAGATTCCGGACCTCAAGGGAATCCGCGACGTGACCGACCATTCCGTACGAACCAACGCCTATTACACCTGA
- the metH gene encoding methionine synthase, with translation MTLTHDLLQHCLKQRILVLDGAMGTMIQRCKLGDADFHGTRFADHPVPLRGNNDLLSLTRPDVIRSIHEAYLEAGADIIETNTFNSTAASQSDYQLQHLVRELNETGARIAREVAAEFTARSPDKPRFVAGVLGPTSRTASLSPDVNDPGFRNTSFEALADDYLAAVDALLDGGVDLLMIETVFDTLNAKAAIFACQQSFENRGREWPILISGTITDASGRTLSGQTAEAFWYSVAHARPVAIGLNCALGAEQLRPYVAALGKVADIAVSAHPNAGLPDEFGEYTQDARTMASIIGEFADSGLLNIVGGCCGTTPEHIRSIAARVSGVAPRQLPQIAPAMRLAGLEPMVIDSDSLFVNVGERTNVTGSARFARLIREQDYDAALDIARQQVEAGAQIIDVNMDEGMLDSRAVMERFLKLVAAEPDISRVPVMIDSSKWDVIEAGLRVVQGKSVVNSISLKEGEAEFVAHARLALRYGAAVVVMAFDEQGQADNLERRKEICKRCYDILVGQLGFAPHDIIFDPNVFAIATGIEEHAGYAIEFIECCRFIKRELPGTLVSGGISNVSFSFRGNDRVREAIHAVFLYHAIRAGLDMGIVNAGQLAILDEIPAELRERVEDVVLNSRTDATERLLEIAIRYAGKSEAVAVEELEWRGWPVEKRLEHALIKGINAFIEADTEEARLRAERPLDVIEGPLMAGMNVVGDLFGSGRMFLPQVVKSARVMKQAVAWLLPYMDRADGTRQSNGKVLMATVKGDVHDIGKNIVGVVLQCNNFEVIDLGVMVSCERILATASEQQVNIIGLSGLITPSLDEMIYVASEMQRRGYDIPLMIGGATTSKAHTAVKIEPAYRSGPTIYVADASRGVTVATKLLSDNLRDGLVAEHRTEYATIRERNAKRPERPALLDYPAAVANAAHLDWSAYTPQRPAFTGLRVFPDYPLAELIEIIDWTPFFIAWDLAGKYPAILDDAKIGEAARALFKDASALLRRIVSEKLLVARAVLGFWPAARRGSDDVAVFADETREQEIALLHFLRQQKAQPDDRPNYCLADFVAPADGPADYIGAFAVSVGFGADELAAEFEHRHDDYGSIMTKALADRLAEALAEHLHRRVRTELWGYAPDELLGAEDLIRERYRGIRPAPGYPACPDHSEKATLFRLLDAERSIGITLTENFAMYPAASVSGWYFSHPKARYFPVGKIGRDQVESLAARKEVDCRVAERWLRPNLGYESHAQNTFETPEENRA, from the coding sequence ATGACCCTGACCCACGACCTGCTGCAACACTGCCTGAAACAACGCATCCTGGTGCTCGATGGGGCAATGGGCACGATGATTCAACGGTGCAAGCTGGGGGACGCCGATTTTCACGGCACCCGCTTTGCCGACCACCCGGTGCCGTTGCGCGGCAACAACGACCTGCTCTCGCTGACCCGCCCGGACGTGATCCGCTCGATCCATGAGGCTTACCTGGAAGCCGGAGCCGATATTATCGAGACCAATACCTTCAACTCGACGGCCGCCTCGCAGAGCGACTATCAGTTGCAGCATCTGGTGCGGGAACTCAACGAAACCGGCGCGAGGATCGCGCGCGAAGTGGCTGCCGAATTCACCGCACGCAGCCCCGACAAGCCACGCTTTGTCGCAGGCGTGCTTGGGCCAACCAGTCGTACCGCCTCGCTATCGCCGGATGTCAATGATCCGGGCTTTCGCAACACCAGCTTCGAGGCGCTCGCCGATGATTACCTCGCTGCAGTGGATGCCCTGCTCGATGGCGGGGTCGATCTGCTCATGATCGAAACGGTATTCGACACGCTGAATGCCAAGGCAGCGATTTTCGCCTGCCAGCAAAGCTTCGAGAACCGGGGGCGCGAGTGGCCGATACTCATTTCGGGCACCATTACCGACGCCAGCGGCCGAACCCTGTCGGGCCAGACCGCCGAGGCCTTCTGGTACTCGGTGGCACATGCCAGACCGGTCGCAATCGGCCTCAACTGCGCCCTCGGTGCCGAGCAACTGCGCCCATATGTCGCGGCGCTCGGCAAGGTAGCCGACATTGCGGTCAGTGCGCACCCCAACGCCGGGCTGCCGGACGAGTTCGGCGAGTACACCCAGGATGCCCGGACCATGGCCTCGATAATCGGTGAATTTGCCGACAGCGGCCTGCTCAACATCGTGGGCGGATGTTGTGGCACCACACCGGAGCACATACGTTCGATCGCCGCCCGCGTGAGCGGCGTGGCGCCACGACAGCTGCCGCAGATCGCGCCGGCAATGCGCCTGGCAGGACTCGAGCCGATGGTGATCGACAGCGACTCGCTGTTTGTCAACGTGGGCGAGCGCACCAACGTCACGGGCTCCGCACGCTTTGCCCGGCTGATCCGCGAGCAGGACTACGATGCCGCGCTCGATATCGCACGTCAGCAGGTCGAGGCCGGCGCCCAGATCATCGATGTGAACATGGACGAGGGCATGCTCGACTCGCGGGCGGTGATGGAGCGCTTTCTGAAACTGGTTGCCGCCGAACCCGATATTTCGCGCGTACCGGTGATGATCGACTCCTCGAAATGGGACGTCATAGAGGCCGGATTGCGCGTGGTGCAAGGCAAATCCGTGGTGAATTCGATCAGCCTCAAGGAAGGCGAGGCGGAATTCGTTGCCCACGCGCGCCTCGCGCTGCGCTACGGCGCCGCGGTAGTGGTCATGGCCTTCGACGAGCAGGGTCAGGCGGACAATCTCGAGCGTCGCAAGGAAATCTGCAAACGCTGTTACGACATCCTTGTCGGACAACTCGGCTTCGCACCCCATGACATCATTTTCGATCCCAATGTGTTTGCGATCGCCACCGGCATCGAGGAGCATGCGGGTTATGCGATCGAGTTCATCGAATGCTGTCGCTTTATCAAGCGCGAATTGCCGGGGACGCTGGTATCGGGCGGTATCAGCAATGTCTCGTTTTCGTTTCGCGGCAATGATCGCGTCCGGGAAGCCATCCACGCCGTGTTCCTGTATCACGCGATTCGCGCAGGGCTGGACATGGGGATCGTCAATGCGGGCCAGCTTGCCATCCTCGACGAAATCCCGGCCGAATTGCGCGAACGGGTGGAAGACGTGGTGCTCAATAGCCGCACGGATGCCACCGAGCGCTTGCTGGAAATCGCGATACGATACGCCGGCAAAAGCGAGGCGGTCGCGGTGGAGGAACTCGAGTGGCGCGGCTGGCCGGTCGAGAAGCGCCTCGAGCATGCGTTGATCAAAGGCATCAACGCGTTTATCGAAGCAGATACGGAGGAAGCGCGGCTGCGCGCGGAACGGCCACTCGACGTGATCGAAGGTCCGCTGATGGCCGGCATGAACGTCGTCGGCGATCTGTTCGGCAGTGGCCGGATGTTCCTGCCCCAGGTGGTCAAGAGCGCGCGCGTCATGAAGCAGGCTGTCGCTTGGCTGCTTCCATACATGGATCGCGCCGATGGCACCCGCCAATCCAACGGCAAGGTATTGATGGCCACAGTAAAAGGAGATGTCCACGACATCGGCAAGAATATCGTCGGGGTGGTGCTGCAATGCAATAATTTCGAGGTCATCGATCTCGGGGTGATGGTCTCCTGCGAAAGAATACTTGCCACCGCCAGCGAGCAGCAGGTCAATATCATCGGCCTCAGCGGCCTGATCACTCCCTCACTCGACGAGATGATCTACGTGGCGAGCGAGATGCAGCGCCGCGGCTATGACATACCGCTGATGATCGGCGGTGCCACGACATCCAAGGCTCATACCGCGGTAAAGATCGAGCCGGCGTATCGGTCCGGCCCGACCATCTATGTGGCGGATGCATCAAGAGGCGTGACTGTTGCGACGAAATTGCTGAGCGACAACCTGCGCGATGGGCTCGTCGCCGAACACAGAACAGAATACGCCACGATCCGCGAACGCAACGCCAAACGTCCCGAGCGCCCCGCTCTGCTCGATTACCCCGCGGCGGTGGCCAACGCGGCACACCTCGACTGGAGTGCCTACACGCCGCAGCGACCGGCTTTTACCGGTTTGCGGGTATTCCCGGACTACCCGCTCGCCGAACTGATCGAAATCATCGACTGGACGCCCTTCTTCATCGCATGGGATCTCGCCGGCAAGTACCCGGCGATCCTCGATGATGCGAAAATCGGTGAGGCTGCGCGCGCCCTGTTCAAGGATGCCTCTGCGTTGCTGCGGCGCATCGTGAGCGAAAAACTGCTGGTCGCGCGCGCGGTGCTCGGATTCTGGCCGGCCGCTCGTCGCGGCAGCGATGACGTTGCGGTGTTTGCCGACGAGACACGCGAACAGGAAATCGCATTGTTGCATTTTCTCCGTCAGCAGAAAGCTCAGCCCGATGATCGGCCCAATTACTGTCTTGCCGACTTCGTGGCGCCGGCAGATGGACCGGCCGATTATATCGGCGCCTTCGCCGTCAGTGTCGGCTTCGGTGCAGACGAGCTCGCAGCCGAGTTCGAACATCGGCACGACGACTACGGCAGCATCATGACCAAGGCGCTTGCCGACCGCCTCGCAGAGGCCCTCGCCGAGCACCTGCACCGGCGCGTCAGGACGGAACTGTGGGGCTATGCACCCGATGAGTTGCTCGGCGCGGAAGACCTCATCCGCGAGCGCTACCGCGGGATACGCCCGGCACCCGGCTACCCCGCCTGCCCTGACCACTCGGAAAAGGCGACCTTGTTCCGGTTGCTCGATGCCGAGCGCTCGATCGGCATCACGCTGACCGAAAATTTCGCGATGTACCCGGCCGCCTCGGTCAGCGGCTGGTATTTCTCGCACCCCAAGGCACGTTATTTCCCGGTCGGAAAAATCGGCCGGGACCAGGTGGAATCACTCGCTGCCCGCAAGGAAGTGGATTGTCGTGTTGCGGAGCGCTGGCTCCGGCCAAATCTCGGCTATGAGAGCCATGCGCAGAACACCTTCGAAACCCCGGAGGAAAACCGCGCATGA
- a CDS encoding DUF2970 domain-containing protein — translation MNERSEDPSSPRQQPPPVTFGTLIRSVAAAAFGVQSSKNKERDFSHGNSRHFIIAGILFAAAFVATVALVVSLVLRTAGAH, via the coding sequence ATGAACGAGCGCAGCGAAGACCCATCCTCACCCAGGCAACAGCCGCCACCAGTCACGTTCGGCACGCTGATACGCAGCGTGGCAGCGGCCGCCTTCGGTGTCCAGAGCAGCAAAAACAAGGAGCGCGATTTCAGTCATGGCAACTCCCGCCATTTCATCATCGCAGGAATACTGTTTGCGGCAGCGTTCGTGGCTACGGTAGCCCTGGTCGTATCACTGGTATTGCGAACCGCCGGTGCACATTGA